In Microtus ochrogaster isolate Prairie Vole_2 chromosome 4, MicOch1.0, whole genome shotgun sequence, one genomic interval encodes:
- the Cx3cl1 gene encoding fractalkine, which translates to MVPSPLAWLLRLAAFYHLCTPLAGQHLGVTKCNITCHKMTSPIPVALLIHYRLNQESCGKRAIILETKQHRHFCADPKETWVQDVIKHLDHRATTQPPNSAKFEKLVNVTPGITLAARGLSPSALAKPEVTVEGLTLELTTIAQEAQRPMGTSQEPPAAVTGSSPSTSKAQDAGLSARLQTTGIFEESAVSTTIWQSSAVYQSESRLRAEEKATEPPSTIAPSTQAPTISHSTPEENVGSESQPPWVQGQSPSTEKPLGPEETNQAHTDDFQERGPGNIAHSSVSPFSSEGTPSRELVTSGSWPPKAEEPIHATADPQKLSVLITPVPDTQEATRRQAVGLLAFLGLLFCLGVAMFAYQSLQGCPRKMAGEMVEGLRYVPRSCGSNSYVLVPV; encoded by the exons ATGGTTCCCTCGCCTCTTGCGTGGCTGCTGCGCCTGGCCGCGTTCTACCATCTATGCACCCCGCTGGCGG GTCAACACCTCGGCGTGACGAAATGTAACATCACATGCCACAAGATGACCTCACCAATCCCTGTGGCTCTGCTCATCCACTACCGGCTGAATCAGGAATCCTGTGGCAAGCGCGCCATCAT CTTGGAGACAAAACAGCACAGACACTTCTGTGCCGATCCAAAGGAGACATGGGTCCAAGACGTCATCAAGCACCTTGATCACCGGGCCACTACTCAGCCTCCGAATAGTGCCAAGTTTGAGAAGTTGGTCAATGTGACACCTGGGATCACCCTGGCCGCCAGGGGACTGTCCCCATCTGCACTGGCAAAGCCTGAAGTCACAGTGGAAGGCCTTACTTTGGAGCTGACTACTATTGCCCAAGAGGCCCAGAGGCCCATGGGGACTTCCCAGGAGCCGCCAGCAGCAGTGACTGGATCTTCTCCCTCTACTTCCAAGGCTCAGGATGCAGGGCTTTCAGCCAGGCTTCAAACTACTGGGATTTTTGAGGAGTCTGCTGTCTCTACCACCATTTGGCAGAGTTCTGCTGTCTACCAATCTGAATCTAGGCTCAGGGCTGAGGAGAAGGCTACTGAGCCCCCATCCACTATAGCCCCATCTACCCAGGCACCCACCATTTCCCATTCAACCCCGGAGGAGAATGTAGGGTCTGAAAGCCAGCCCCCATGGGTCCAGGGACAGAGCCCCAGTACAGAGAAGCCTCTAGGGCCTGAGGAAACAAATCAAGCTCATACTGATGATTTCCAGGAGAGGGGGCCTGGCAACATAGCCCATTCCTCAgtgtcccctttctcctctgaagGGACCCCCAGCCGGGAGCTGGTGACTTCAGGCAGTTGGCCTCCCAAGGCAGAGGAGCCCATTCATGCCACTGCAGACCCCCAGAAACTGAGCGTACTTATCACTCCTGTCCCTGACACCCAGGAAGCCACCCGGAGGCAGGCAGTAGGGCTGCTGGCCTTCCTGGGCCTGCTCTTCTGTCTAGGGGTGGCCATGTTTGCCTACCAGAGTCTCCAGGGCTGTCCCCGCAAAATGGCAGGAGAGATGGTGGAAGGCCTCCGCTATGTCCCCCGTAGCTGCGGCAGTAACTCGTATGTCCTGGTGCCAGTGTGa